The following proteins come from a genomic window of Lolium rigidum isolate FL_2022 chromosome 5, APGP_CSIRO_Lrig_0.1, whole genome shotgun sequence:
- the LOC124656272 gene encoding uncharacterized protein LOC124656272, whose product MDGDVAGLAPPLVPQAPETLRHRISEEFMCRLERETGVSFLPAHLHLLLFQGKWAEAEAYVAGPIDFAGCSWMASLIIARIRVFDVMSRFAAGEASTVSNALFRRAEEHLLANPKLHGTYRLLHSMRSDQDKASKLYRRFHQGAVEAIMGWVAKCPELKSKMRPKPSRSFDPTYFVSLGPRFWDCRRRGKKSKAGRRIPAHTLAHFFVRKLYIAASSSKA is encoded by the exons ATGGACGGCGACGTTGCGGGCCTGGCGCCTCCTCTGGTTCCTCAGGCGCCGGAAACTCTTCGACACCGCATTAGC GAAGAATTTATGTGCAGGCTAGAGCGGGAGACGGGCGTGTCCTTCCTGCCGGCGCACCTTCATCTGCTGCTGTTCCAGGGCAAGTGGGCGGAAGCCGAAGCGTACGTGGCGGGGCCCATCGACTTCGccggatgcagctggatggcgagcCTCATCATCGCCCGCATCCGCGTCTTCGACGTCATGTCCAGgttcgccgccggcgaggccaGCACCGTCTCCAACGCCTTGTTCCGACGGGCAGAGGAGCACCTCCTCGCCAATCCCAAGCTGCACGGCACCTACCGACTCCTCCACTCCATGCGCTCCGACCAAGACAA GGCGTCAAAGCTGTATAGGCGCTTCCATCAAGGGGCAGTGGAGGCCATCATGGGTTGGGTTGCCAAGTGCCCGGAGCTCAAATCCAAGATGCGGCCAAAACCTAGTCGCTCCTTCGATCCTACCTACTTCGTCTCTCTTGGTCCTAG ATTCTGGGATTGCAGGAGAAGGGGTAAGAAGAGCAAAGCTGGTCGTCGAATCCCAGCACACACCCTTGCCCATTTCTTTGTACGGAAGCTTTATATTGCAGCGTCAAGCTCAAAAGCCTGA